The region CAGCCAATTCAATCCCGATATAGTTTATGTCAGGATTACTCTGTGCCATTCCCGTAACAAATCTACCTTTTCCTGTACCTACTTCTATATGCAAAGGATTCGAATTCCCGAATACTTCATTCCACTTACCTTTATGTTGTTCAGGATTATGAATAACAAACTGTGGGAAGCTTTCTAACTTCTCTTTCGCCCACGGTTTATTTCTAACACGCATCACGCCACCTCATTTAAATAACATTCGTTCAAAATAATATCATCGAATAACTAAAAGCGCAAGACACCAGGTTAGTAACGCATGGGTAAAATCTCTAATGAGTTCTAAAATCGCTAAATGTAAGTCCTAAACAATTGGTCTAGCGTTAGACGGACTGAGATTCCACTATTTACGAATTTTCATCTAATTAAGAGCTCATTGTGGACTGAGACTCCGCTATTCGTTCTAATAAGGGCTTTTTTTTGGGTTTTTAAGGCATATAACGGATTCTGAGTCCGCAATTTGAACTTCTTCTTTGATTTTGGGCCACTTAACGGAATGTGAGTCCGCAATACTGTCTTTATGAAATTATAAGTAGAAGCTTGGGGGAATTTTACAATAATAGTATGGTTTTCTAGTGTAAGACCTTGCTGTAACACTACCCGATGCCACAGTGAGAATTTTCATATCAACTAAATTGTGCAAGATACGTCTAGCTTGCCGGTCACATATTCCAAGGTGGTCCCGAAGCTCAAGTGGGGTAATTGGACGGAGCTTACGACGTGCAAATCTAACAACTTCCGATTCAAGCCATGTTAATTGTGAGGATACATCAGTGGATAAAAACTTCCCTATAAAAGCTAAAATAAGCTGTTGGCACTGTTTAGGTTCTTCCTTTATAGATAGGTAAGCTATTGATAAACTTGTCCAACCATCTAAAGCCAATAATGAGTGACGCCAACATAAATCCTTGAATCGACTTACATTTAAATCCCTGGCCTGAGGTCCATAACCCTGAATTTCAATGCTTCCTTTAGCACCTCCAGGCATATATGCAAGGTCAAGGTAACGAAACCCATTATTAAAATCTCTTACTTCCCACTCTGGAAACAAATGATCAAAATTCCTTACTTTTGGAAACCATATTGTTCTTATAAATTCGACTGTCCCATGTCATAGACCATTTTCAAGAATCTCTCGTCTCCTATGATTTTTCTCATTCTCGATATTATGATATAGCCATTTATCAAGCTCTTGTTGAAATTGAGACATCGCACCACTTCCTTTCAAATTTAAAAATAGTTATCGTTAATTTGTGGAAACTTCAAACAATTATTTATAAAAATTCCACTAAAGAAATCTACTACAAAACAAAAAGCCGGTCATATTCAAATGACCGGCTTTGCTCGTATAAAAAAGGCGCCTTTTTGGCAATTTAATAATATCATCTAGCCCTTTAAGGAGTTGTACTAATGCCACTAAATCATACAGACCAAATGCATATATTAAAGGATATATTGTCAAATCAACAAACTGACTGCTGTGGGACAGTTGCTGAGTGTGAACAAATGGAGAGACTTATTAAATCCTTAATGATTAATACAGACATTGATCACAATGTAAAATCTGTTCTACAGGACATTTACTCTTACAGCCAAAATGGAAAATATACACAATCACTTGATAATCATATAGACAACCACAGAACTGAACTAACTCAATGGATAAATGATATTGATTCCTTCAGCTAACCTAGCTTATGAAGTAAGGCTTTGGAGGTAATTGATCCAGTGCTGTGTCTCTTTTTGAAGATCTTTTGTGTTGTACCAAAGAATCGATAAGATTGTCTGTGATACTACATACCATTTCATGCGTAATCGAAGGTTATCTGTTAGTTCCAGGCCATATAATTCTAGCCAAGAATCCCAGTCTTCCTTATCTATATACCAGTGTAGCAAAAGTCCTATATCTATTGCAGGATCAGCTATCATTGCTCCATCCCAGTCAATAAGATACAGTTGTTTATCTCCAGTTTCTAGCCAATTATTATGATTCACATCACAGTGACAAACTACTTTCTGCTCATATTGTATATTTTGCAGCTCCATTTCTAAAAAATGAAGTCCTTCTGTGATGGTTGCAAGCTTAGAAAGGTCCTTCTCTTTCTCTAAACGTTTAGTAATATCTAATAAAATCTCTTCAGGATGAAGAGGTTTTTTTTGTAGTCTTTTTAACATATCTAGCAGTTCGTTTGAATGGTGAATTTTACGAAGTAAATGAGCAATGTCTGGACCATTCATGTCCTGTGCTTTTAGCTCACGACCATTTATCCAATGTTGTGCGGTAATAACATCACCATTTTCTAAACGTCTTGTCCACATTAATTTAGGTACAATCCCTTCTGCGGATAAAACAGCTAAAAATGGTGATGAATTTCGCTTTAAGAAGAGCCTCTTGTCATTTAATTGAGCAAAGTAAGCATCTCCTGTCGCTCCACCTGCAGGGAATATCTCCCATTCATCATCTAATATATAATCCAACCAATTCACCTTCAATTGCAACACAACATTTCTTAATTTATTGTCTCTATACTTTTTAATGTATAGTTCATAAGTTAGTTCTTTAGAAACAAAAAAGACAGCTACCTGCCTATGGTTCAGAACAATAGCTATCTATTTAAATTTTAGGTTCTTATTGATGGTTAGTCAAGAAAAAACTTATTGATTTCCTACTTTCTCAAATAGCACCATTGTACTAATAGGATCAACTATAACTTGTGCTTCTTGTAATGTGAAAAGTGGTTCTATACCGGCTTTCTTTCCCTTACAGGCTACAAACCAATTTCCGTGACATGGCAACTTCACTTCTTTACTTTGACAAGAATTACTATGAATTACCAAAATGGATGACCATGGCCCATATTTTTCTACGTTAAATAGAGAATACATAAGAATTCCCTCAGGTACATCATAAAATTTTAAATGATTTCTAATTTGTGCAGTAGAGTCAAACCTAAATGCACCATGTGCTTTTCGAATAGCAATAAGTCCTTTAATGTATTCAACTTCTTCCAAATACTTATGTTTTCTAGACCAATCTAGTTTATTTATCGCATCTGGAGACTTGTAGCTATTTTCAACTCCTTGCTTCGTTCGGAAGAATTCCTGACCACTATGCAAGAAGGGGATTCCTTGTGAAAGCAAGACCATAGCTGTTGCTAGTAAATGTCTTTTTTTCAATATTTCATCCGATTCATGTGAGTTACATACGATTAGTTTATCCCATAACGTATGATTATCATGAGACTCTACGTAATTAACCGTTTGAGTTGGCTCTAAAAATAAACCTTTATGTCCTTTCGTAAAGGAAACACTTCCTGCAATAGATTCTTTCGCTTCTATCATTTTATGGAGATTACCTAGAGCAAATCCACGGTCATAAAGATTAAACGTACTTCCTTTTATTCCATCTCTAAATCTGTCATTAAAGTGGGCAATTCTAGGCATCCTTTGTGAATTTCGGATAGAGGCTTTATTATCAATAGGTAGTGGTGTGTTTAAGTCCCACCCTTCTCCTAAAATAAGAACGTCTGGATTCATTTCGTCAACTGCTCTTCTTATGGAATTCATTGTTTCGACATCCAATATCCCCATTAGATCAAAGCGAAACCCATCCACATTAAATTCCTTTAACCAGAAACTAACTGAATCCACAATAAATTTTCGTGCCATTTTGCGTTCTGAAGCAATATCATTTCCTACCCCAGTTCCATTTGATGGCATACCATATTTATCATGTCTGAAGTAGTAACCTGGAACAATTTTTTCAAAGGACGACTCTTCCCTTATATATACATGGTTATACACAACATCAATAATCACTCGTAGTCCATGTTCATGTAATGTTTCAACCACATTCTTTAGTTCAATAATTCGATTATAAGGGTCCCTCGGATTCGAACAATAACTGCCTTCAGGAACATTATAGTGCAAAGGGTTATAGCCCCAGTTATATTCTTCAGTATTACTGTCCTCTTTGACACCATAAAAATCATTTACAGGCAGTAACTCTACATGTGTGATTCCTAAGTCTAATAAATAGGACAAGCCGGATATAGTCCCCTGAGGACCCTTCGTGTTTATTTCCGTTATCCCTAAGTATTTTCCTTTCTGTTTAATTCCACTTTCAGAATCGATAGAAAAATCCCGTACATGAGTCTCATAAATAATGGCATCTGTTGCTTTATGAAATGGTGAAAGAGTGATATGATCAACCTTTGTTTTTTCTAGATTAATAATTACTCCATATTCACCGTTAATAGAAACTGCCTTTGTATATGGATCAACAGCTTCTCTCCAACTACGATTCACACAGACTAAATAAGTATAGAAAAGTCCCTCTAAATCACCTGGTATCGTTAACTCCCAAACTCCATTCTGCTCTCTTGTCATTTGATAAATATCTACTTGTTCCTGATTTTCATCAAATATTTTTAATTTTACACTCGTCGAAGAGGGAGCCCATACTTTAAATGTTGATTCTGAAAGTGAATATAAAACACCAAGATCAGCTCCATCATAAGAGTACAGCTCATCAAAGTCTTTTGTCCGGATAACAGCCCCGACTTGTAAATCGGTTTGATGCCCATGCTCATCTTTTACAATGTATTCATCTCCAATAGATAGAACGGCTGTGAAGGTACATACATATTTTATGTGTGTATCAATATCATGTTTGTTAATAATATCAAGCTCCATGTCTAGATCCTTTTTACAGAGAGTAAAAGTTTGACTCTCCCCTCCATAATGAGATTTAGGAAGCAGAACAGTAATAACTGTTAACTCATCTAGATAAGCCTCAAAATTACGTACTATTGGTTCGATGGTGTCACCTCCCTAACTAGATAGTGGAACTTTTCAAATGTCCCTTAGTTAATAATACTCATTCTACTTTTTTCAATCGTAACGGTTACTGGTGACTTAGCTACTTGTTCTCCATCTACATGGATCAATAATGGCTTATCACTATCAACTCTAATAATTTCCCCTGTATATGAGCTAACTTCCTTAAACAATACATGCTTACCCACAAACACACTTCCAAATACAGCTAAGAGTTTTAATCTAGATATGTTATGAACAACAGTAATATTTAATATACCGTCATTTGGTCGAGCATTAGGTGATATTTTCATACCGCCACCGTAATAACTTTGATTGGAAATTGTGACAAACCAAACATTTTGAAACCTATAAATGTTTCCATCAATAGTGAGGGTGACGTTTGTTACCTCATATGTAAAAAGAAGCCTCATTAATGCAACAACATAAGAGAGAAAACCTAGCCCTAATTGGTGTAAGTACTTCTTTATTTTTGACTCATTTGCTAACTTTGAAACTTCTGCATCAAAACCAATTCCAAGACTGTTCACAAATCCGTGTGACTTCTTTAGTTGATCAAAAGAAGCTTTACCAACATCATATTTTCGCACTGGCATATTCATTCTCTTTAGTATCACTTTCAGTGCATCTAAATGAGACTTTGGTAAGGAGTAGCCTCTTGAAAAATCATTACCCGTTCCAGCAGGTATAAAACCAATTTTCACTTCTGGATGGTCTACGAGTCCGTTGACAATCTCATTCATCGTACCATCCCCGCCAACACAAATGATTCCTGCCACTTTATCTCCATACATCTTGGCAATCTGTCTGGCAAGCTCCGTAGCATGACCTGGATACTTTGTATTAAAAGATCGATAATTAACTTTACGCTGGTCAAGCTCTATAACCAATTTCCTCCAGACTTTTAATGATTTCCCATTACTAGCTGCAGTATTGACAATAAAGAATAATATTTTCATAGATTTACCCTTCATTTCTTTTATGATCAAAAATAACCTTTTTATTACCTATTGTACCATTCATTATGTAACCAAAGAATCTATTAATTCTTAGAAAATTTAAATAACATTTGTTACAGTATATTAACAATAAAGCCTGCTAATAACTTGCCTATTTTTCCTAATTCTGTTATTATTAATAGGAATTATTTTTGTTCGGTAAGTTAGGGAAGTCTTATGCTTTTCCACAATATCTACTTTGAGCAAGAATAGTAATACATTGTGTTTACACACGCACTAGGAGGCAACAAACATGGAAAATGGTAAAGTAAAATGGTTTAACGCAGAAAAAGGTTTTGGATTCATCGAGCGCGAAGGAGCAGACGATGTATTCGTTCACTTCTCAGCTATCCAAGGTGACGGATTCAAAACACTTGAAGAAGGTCAATCAGTTTCTTTTGACGTAGAGCAAGGTGCTCGTGGACCTCAAGCTGCTAACGTTCAAAAGATTTAATAAGCTTTTAAAAACAGACTCAAAGTTTTTGAGTCTGTTTTTTTATTTAGGCTCTTTTCGTAAAGTTTGTTGATTTGAATGTGTATTAAACAAGAGTGGATTGGAGCGGAAGGCACTTGACTCCTACTCAGAAGTAGAGGAAAGGTCGAGACCCCACAGGCGCATGCGCCGAGGAGGTAGTTTTTTCACGCTAGTGAAAATAACCCTCGACTTCCTCCCCGATAGGAATTCGCCCTTGAAAAAGCTGGCAGTTGGGCTTTTTCATAATTCCCCGCGGAAAGCAAGTGCCTGCAGCGCAAAGGAACGGTCATGGTTAGATGTGAAAAGAACTATTTTTTTTAGAAAAGAACCTTTATTTATCATCATCAACAGCCCACTCAGTTCTTGTTACACAGGTTGTTTGACAGTACATTAGTAGAGCTTGCGCAGCTTTTAATTGGACATGTTTGAGTGGTGATGACAGATTTCTTAAATTGGTAAACCAGCCATCGTAGTTGCGCTTTTCGATAAACTCAACATCATATGGTGGGAACGGATAATCAAAGTACCCCGTCCGATTTAAAATGACTTTTTTTATAGGCATATCCACTTCATAAAGCTGAAAGACTTTTTTTACAATCTTCTCCATCCGATTAAGACCTATTAAAGGTGACAAGACTTTTTTTTCTTTATCCCCGTTACGTTCTATCCAGAAGCGCTCTTTCGATCCAAGAAACACACTTTCTCTTTCACCTTCAAGAATCGTGATACACCAAGTAGTCGTTGGGCTAATCAAAATGATATCTACTTCGATCGGGGCATGTTTTAACACAAAAACCGGCTTGTACATTACTAAATACGTATCTGGAAACCTCTGCAAAAAGTACTTTAAATCGTTATCTACTTTAAACGCTGAATCAACAAAGGATACTTCTCTAATTGTTGAACTTGCCCACTTCATTTGGAATGTAAAGAGGTTTTCTAAAAAATCAATCTTGAGTTCATCTATAGAGTTTGGTGTCGATTGAAAGGAGGCTATAAAGTCATCAGAATCAATCTCATCTTCATTTGTATTTGGTCTTTCTAGAAGGATATCCGACAGATTAGACTCATCCTCACTTTTACGTACTCTTGAGAAAAGCTGTTTAAGTGGTTCTAGTACAGACTTCTTATTATCTTCTTTTAGTGTTTGGAAACGTTCATATATTTCATGCTTGTTTTGAGCAAATCCACTCAATGAATCTAATGATCCATTTTCCCAAGCAGTTAAGACATGATTCCACTGTTGTTTTTTTAGTCTAATATACTGACTAGGATATCGATAAATATCGATTTCGTATCGGGAAACATAGTCTTGTAATTTAATTAGTTGACCCAACTTTAGACCACCTCATTTTTTTAAAGAAGCAACGTAACATATGGTAAAAAGATGGCAGCAAAAATAGCACTTAATATCATGGAAACTGAGCTAATTGCTCCCTCACGCTCTCCAATCTCTAATGCTTTTGCCGTACCAATACCATGAGCAGCAGCCCCAAATCCCATCCCTATTCCTATATAATGAGTCACACCACACCTTTTTAATAGAGACGGTCCGAATACCGCACCTCCTATTCCAGCAATCATTACATATACTGCTGCAAGTGAAGGCGCCCCACCTATTTCTCCTGCGATATCCATAGCAACTGGGGAAGTAACCGATTTAGGTAAGATAGATAGCATTATTTCCTTATCGAGACCAATGAAAATTGACATACAGATTCCTGTAAGGAGTGAGATAAATGACCCACTTAAGACACCGGCAACAATAGGAATATAATACTTCTTAAGCAACTTTCTGTTTTGATACAGCGGAAAAGCTAGTGCCACCACAGCTGGTCCTAATAATTCATCTATCCATTTACCACCAGTCATATATTCTTCATAAGAATAATTAAAAAGAGATAATAGTAATATAAGAGCTAAGGTTGTGGTTGCAATTGGAACTAAAATAGGGGAAGGTTTTTTTTGATAAAGGACCTTCATTCCGCTATAAAGGATAAGAGTTAATATGATCATACACACTGCTTGTGCTATGTTCATACTTCAAATCCCCTACCCATATCCTTATTCG is a window of Cytobacillus luteolus DNA encoding:
- a CDS encoding LrgB family protein; the protein is MNIAQAVCMIILTLILYSGMKVLYQKKPSPILVPIATTTLALILLLSLFNYSYEEYMTGGKWIDELLGPAVVALAFPLYQNRKLLKKYYIPIVAGVLSGSFISLLTGICMSIFIGLDKEIMLSILPKSVTSPVAMDIAGEIGGAPSLAAVYVMIAGIGGAVFGPSLLKRCGVTHYIGIGMGFGAAAHGIGTAKALEIGEREGAISSVSMILSAIFAAIFLPYVTLLL
- a CDS encoding cold-shock protein, giving the protein MENGKVKWFNAEKGFGFIEREGADDVFVHFSAIQGDGFKTLEEGQSVSFDVEQGARGPQAANVQKI
- the pulA gene encoding type I pullulanase, producing MEPIVRNFEAYLDELTVITVLLPKSHYGGESQTFTLCKKDLDMELDIINKHDIDTHIKYVCTFTAVLSIGDEYIVKDEHGHQTDLQVGAVIRTKDFDELYSYDGADLGVLYSLSESTFKVWAPSSTSVKLKIFDENQEQVDIYQMTREQNGVWELTIPGDLEGLFYTYLVCVNRSWREAVDPYTKAVSINGEYGVIINLEKTKVDHITLSPFHKATDAIIYETHVRDFSIDSESGIKQKGKYLGITEINTKGPQGTISGLSYLLDLGITHVELLPVNDFYGVKEDSNTEEYNWGYNPLHYNVPEGSYCSNPRDPYNRIIELKNVVETLHEHGLRVIIDVVYNHVYIREESSFEKIVPGYYFRHDKYGMPSNGTGVGNDIASERKMARKFIVDSVSFWLKEFNVDGFRFDLMGILDVETMNSIRRAVDEMNPDVLILGEGWDLNTPLPIDNKASIRNSQRMPRIAHFNDRFRDGIKGSTFNLYDRGFALGNLHKMIEAKESIAGSVSFTKGHKGLFLEPTQTVNYVESHDNHTLWDKLIVCNSHESDEILKKRHLLATAMVLLSQGIPFLHSGQEFFRTKQGVENSYKSPDAINKLDWSRKHKYLEEVEYIKGLIAIRKAHGAFRFDSTAQIRNHLKFYDVPEGILMYSLFNVEKYGPWSSILVIHSNSCQSKEVKLPCHGNWFVACKGKKAGIEPLFTLQEAQVIVDPISTMVLFEKVGNQ
- a CDS encoding phosphotransferase family protein; translated protein: MQLKVNWLDYILDDEWEIFPAGGATGDAYFAQLNDKRLFLKRNSSPFLAVLSAEGIVPKLMWTRRLENGDVITAQHWINGRELKAQDMNGPDIAHLLRKIHHSNELLDMLKRLQKKPLHPEEILLDITKRLEKEKDLSKLATITEGLHFLEMELQNIQYEQKVVCHCDVNHNNWLETGDKQLYLIDWDGAMIADPAIDIGLLLHWYIDKEDWDSWLELYGLELTDNLRLRMKWYVVSQTILSILWYNTKDLQKETQHWINYLQSLTS
- a CDS encoding YtzH-like family protein — its product is MPLNHTDQMHILKDILSNQQTDCCGTVAECEQMERLIKSLMINTDIDHNVKSVLQDIYSYSQNGKYTQSLDNHIDNHRTELTQWINDIDSFS
- a CDS encoding diacylglycerol/lipid kinase family protein, coding for MKILFFIVNTAASNGKSLKVWRKLVIELDQRKVNYRSFNTKYPGHATELARQIAKMYGDKVAGIICVGGDGTMNEIVNGLVDHPEVKIGFIPAGTGNDFSRGYSLPKSHLDALKVILKRMNMPVRKYDVGKASFDQLKKSHGFVNSLGIGFDAEVSKLANESKIKKYLHQLGLGFLSYVVALMRLLFTYEVTNVTLTIDGNIYRFQNVWFVTISNQSYYGGGMKISPNARPNDGILNITVVHNISRLKLLAVFGSVFVGKHVLFKEVSSYTGEIIRVDSDKPLLIHVDGEQVAKSPVTVTIEKSRMSIIN
- a CDS encoding nuclease-related domain-containing protein produces the protein MGQLIKLQDYVSRYEIDIYRYPSQYIRLKKQQWNHVLTAWENGSLDSLSGFAQNKHEIYERFQTLKEDNKKSVLEPLKQLFSRVRKSEDESNLSDILLERPNTNEDEIDSDDFIASFQSTPNSIDELKIDFLENLFTFQMKWASSTIREVSFVDSAFKVDNDLKYFLQRFPDTYLVMYKPVFVLKHAPIEVDIILISPTTTWCITILEGERESVFLGSKERFWIERNGDKEKKVLSPLIGLNRMEKIVKKVFQLYEVDMPIKKVILNRTGYFDYPFPPYDVEFIEKRNYDGWFTNLRNLSSPLKHVQLKAAQALLMYCQTTCVTRTEWAVDDDK